A region from the Gallus gallus isolate bGalGal1 chromosome 25, bGalGal1.mat.broiler.GRCg7b, whole genome shotgun sequence genome encodes:
- the ASH1L gene encoding histone-lysine N-methyltransferase ASH1L isoform X2 encodes MDPRNTAMLGLGSDSEGFSGKSPSLVNIGTLVGKGDVDLESCTKEEEDGEKNREGNGVENGKKEALVDAQQQFSVKETNFSEGNLKLKIGLQAKRTKKPPKNLENYVCRPAIKTSIKQPRRPPKSGKMTDEKNEHCPSKQDPSKSYKKAGEVTTVELHVEEGTLPTQDKPSQRQSESTNCSPSRKRSTSESTSSTVVGVPTRGTRLTAADDSVDSLLQRMAQHEGQAALDKSIEAVIANVSVPPSSSPARNHSRERGLGKQDSLVAPAIPSSSCSDSISLLSDRLPNSYSPHHLKRSVVEAMQRQARKMCSYNKILATKKNLDHVNKILKAKKLQRQSRTGNNFVKRRPGRPRKYPMQAVVSMQAFQAARLVSQELDKREESSSPLHLGPDTITDVIEAVVQSVNLNPDHRKGWKRKRWLSEEQARKRQKPLPEDEQESSKSFSETPPEPPSPQDALGKPPEPENTQQQQPLPALPQREKKAPRPPKKKYQKAGLYSDVYKTADPKSRLIQLKKEKLEYTPGEHEHGLFPAPIHVGKYLRQKRIDFQLPYDILWQWKHNQLYKKPDVPLYKKIRSNVYVDVKPLSGYEATTCNCKKPDDENGKGCMEDCLNRMIFAECSPNTCPCGEQCCNQRIQRHEWVQCLERFRAEEKGWGIRTKEPLKAGQFIIEYLGEVVSEQEFRNRMIEQYHNHSDHYCLNLDSGMVIDSYRMGNEARFINHSCNPNCEMQKWSVNGVYRIGLYALKDMPAGTELTYDYNFHSFNVEKQQLCKCGFEKCRGIIGGKSQRVNGLPNKSNQPVSSHRRTGRSKEKRKSKHKLKKRRGHMPEEPSESVNTPTRLTPQLQMKPMSNRERNFVLKHHVFLVRNWEKIRQKQEEVKQVSDNIHTASLYSRWNGICRDDGNIKSDVFMTQFSALQTARSVRTRRLAAAEENIEVARAARLAQIFKEICDSIIAYKDSSRQALAAPLLNLPPKKKNADYYEKISDPLDLATIEKQILTGYYKTVEAFDGDMLKVFRNAEKYYGRKSPTGRDVCRLRKAYYNARHEASAQIDEIVGETASEADSSETSVCEKENGHEKDEDVIRCICGLYKDEGLMIQCEKCMVWQHCDCMGVNSDVEHYLCEQCEPRSVNREVPMIPRPHYTQPGCVYYICLLRDELLLRQGDCVYLMRDSRRTPDGHPVRQSYRLLSHINREKLDIFRIEKLWKNEKEERFAFGHHYFRPHETHHSPSRKFYHNELFRVPLYEIIPLEAVVGTCCVLDLYTYCKGRPKGVKEQDVYICDYRLDKSAHLFYKIHRNRYPVCTKPYAFDHFPKKLTPKRDFSPHYVPDNYKRNGGRSSWKSDRAKQQIKDLNQEEESLPLMEDVLGNQEQAGSEAPSLEEPEKEAVPNETSETEKKAEEGSADTRQLCSPEERRHIQRERLNQILLNLLEKIPGKNAIDVTYLLEEGSGRKLRRRTLTIPDSSFRK; translated from the exons GACCCTTCAAAGTCGtacaagaaagctggagaagTTACAACAGTTGAATTACATGTGGAAGAAG GCACTCTGCCAACACAGGACAAACCTTCCCAGAGGCAGTCAGAGAGCACAAATTGCAGCCCTTCCAGAAAGAGATCAACATCTGAGAGCACATCTTCTACAG TGGTTGGAGTACCGACGCGTGGCACAAGGCTGACAGCTGCTGATGATTCTGTGGACAGCTTACTGCAGCGCATGGCACAGCATGAAGGCCAGGCTGCTCTGGACAAAAGCATAGAAGCAGTCATTGCAAATGTATCCGTTCCACCATCATCCAGTCCTGCTCGAAAccacagcagggagagaggTCTGGGGAAACAGGACAGCCTCGTTGCTCCAGCCATCCcgagcagctcctgcagtgacAGTATCTCGCTTCTGTCAGACAGATTACCCAACAGCTATTCCCCACATCACCTCAAGAGAAGTGTGGTTGAAGCCATGCAGCGACAAGCTAGAAAAATGTGCAGTTATAACAAGATCTTggccacaaaaaaaaatcttgaccACGTCAATAAAATTCTGAAAGCCAAAAAGCTGCAGAGGCAGTCACGGACAGGGAATAATTTTGTGAAGCGCAGGCCAGGTAGGCCCCGGAAATACCCAATGCAGGCTGTGGTGTCCATGCAGGCCTTCCAGGCAGCTCGGCTGGTCAGTCAGGAGTTAGATAAgagggaagaaagcagcagtccTTTACACCTCGGACCTGATACCATCACGGATGTGATTgaggctgtggtgcagagcgTAAACTTGAATCCAGATCACCGAAAAggatggaagagaaagaggtGGCTTTCAGAGGAGCAGGCCAGGAAACGACAAAAACCTCTACCAGAAGATGAACAGGAGAGCAGTAAGAG tttttctgAGACACCACCTGAACCACCCAGTCCGCAGGATGCCCTCGGGAAACCCCCTGAACCTGAGAAcacccaacagcagcagcctttgCCTGCTCTTCCCCAGCGTGAGAAGAAAGCCCCCCGGCCCCCAAAGAAGAAGTACCAGAAGGCAGGGCTCTACTCTGACGTGTACAAAACAGCAGA TCCGAAGAGCCGCCTCATCCAGCTGAAGAAAGAGAAGCTGGAGTACACTCCTGGAGAGCACGAGCACGGACTGTTTCCAGCCCCTATTCATGTCG GAAAGTATCTCAGACAAAAGAGAATTGACTTCCAGCTGCCTTACGACATCCTCTGGCAGTGGAAACACAATCAG ctgTATAAAAAGCCAGATGTCCCCCTTTATAAAAAGATCCGCTCCA ATGTCTACGTGGATGTCAAACCTCTTTCTGGCTACGAAGCCACCACCTGCAACTGCAAGAAACCAGATGATGAGAATGGGAAGGGCTGCATGGAGGATTGCCTTAACAG GATGATCTTTGCTGAGTGTTCACCAAACACCTGCCCTTGTGGTGAGCAGTGTTGTAACCAACGGATCCAGAGGCATGAATGGGTGCAGTGCTTGGAGAGGTTCCGGGCAGAGGAGAAAGGATGGGGGATTCGCACCAAAGAGCCCCTGAAAGCAGGACAGTTCATCATCGAATATCTGGGAGAAGTTGTTAGTGAGCAAGAATTCAG GAACCGGATGATTGAACAGTACCATAACCACAGTGACCATTACTGCCTGAATTTAGACAGTGGAATGGTGATAGACAGTTACCGTATGGGCAACGAGGCTCGTTTTATCAACCACAGCTGTAATCCGAACTGTGAGATGCAGAAATG GTCTGTTAATGGTGTTTACCGGATTGGGTTGTATGCACTTAAAGATATGCCTGCTGGTACTGAACTGACGTACGACTACAACTTCCACTCATTTAATGTTGAGAAGCAG caaCTTTGCAAGTGTGGGTTTGAGAAATGCAGAGGGATAATTGGGGGTAAAAGCCAGCGAGTGAATGGACTTCCAAACAAGAGCAACCAACCTGTGAGCAGCCACAGGAGGACTGGGAGGTcgaaggagaagaggaagtccaagcacaaactgaaaaagagG AGGGGCCACATGCCGGAGGAGCCCAGCGAAAGCGTGAACACCCCGACCAGGCTGACACCACAGCTCCAGATGAAGCCCATGTCCAACAGAGAAAG GAATTTTGTGTTAAAACACCACGTATTTCTGGTACGAAACTGGGAAAAGATTCGACAGAAGCAAGAGGAAGTGAAGCAAGTCAGTGATAACATCCATACGGCGTCGTTGTACAGTCGCTGGAATGGGATCTGTCGGGATGATGGCAACATCAAATCTG atgttttcatgACCCAGTTCTCAGCCCTTCAGACTGCCCGCTCGGTCCGGACGCGGCGTTTGGCTGCAGCCGAAGAGAACATCGAAGTGGCTCGTGCTGCCCGCCTGGCACAGATCTTCAAGGAGATTTGTGACAGCATCATAGCCTACAAAG ATTCCTCCAGGCAGGCTCTTGCAGCTCCCCTCCTGAACCTGCCCCCAAAGAAGAA AAATGCAGACTATTACGAAAAGATCTCTGACCCATTGGACCTTGCCACCATTGAGAAACAGATCTTGACTGGCTATTACAAAACTGTGGAAGCTTTTGATGGGGACATGCTGAAGGTCTTCCGGAATGCAGAG AAATATTATGGCAGGAAGTCTCCAACTGGTCGTGATGTGTGCAGGCTGCGGAAGGCGTATTACAACGCCCGCCATGAGGCATCTGCCCAGATTGATGAGATAGTGGGAGAGACAGCAAGCGAGGCTGACAGCAGCGAGACGTCTGTCTGCGAGAAGGAGAATGGGCACGAGAAGGATGAGGATGTCATCCGCTGCATCTGTGGCCTTTACAAAGATGAAGGACTCATGATCCAGTGTGAAAAGTGCATG GTCTGGCAGCACTGTGACTGCATGGGTGTGAATTCTGACGTCGAGCACTACCTGTGTGAGCAGTGTGAGCCTCGATCCGTGAACAGG gagGTTCCCATGATTCCCCGGCCCCATTACACCCAGCCTGGCTGTGTGTATTACATCTGCTTGCTGCGGGACGAGCTGCTGCTGCGCCAAG GTGATTGTGTTTACCTGATGAGAGACAGCCGCAGAACTCCAGATGGACACCCGGTCCGGCAGTCCTACAGGCTGCTGTCCCACATCAACAGGGAGAAACTCGATATCTTCCGCATTGAAAAGCTCTGGAAAAATGAGAA AGAGGAACGGTTTGCATTTGGTCACCATTATTTCCGTCCACATGAAACACATCATTCCCCTTCTCGAAAGTTTTATCACAATGAGCTGTTCCGGGTGCCATTGTATGAAATTATCCCCTTAGAGGCTGTGGTGGGAACGTGCTGCGTTCTTGACTTGTACACCTACTGCAAAG GGAGGCCGAAAGGTGTGAAGGAGCAGGATGTGTACATCTGTGATTACCGCCTGGATAAATCAGCTCATCTCTTCTATAAGATCCACCGCAATCGCTACCCGGTCTGCACCAAGCCCTACGCCTTCGACCACTTCCCCAAGAAACTCACTCCCAAGAGAGACTTCTCT CCCCATTATGTACCAGACAACTACAAGAGGAATGGAGGCAG GTCATCCTGGAAATCAGATCGCGCGAAGCAACAGATCAAAGACTTGAACCAGGAGGAAGAGTCTCTTCCACTCATGGAGGACGTGTTAGGAAACCAGGAGCAAGCTGGGAGTGAGGCTCCGAGCCTGGAGGAGCCAGAGAAAGAGGCAGTCCCTAATGAGACCTctgagacagagaagaaagcagaagaaggCTCTGCTGACACACGGCAGCTGTGCAGTCCGGAGGAGAGGCGGCACATCCAGAGAGAGAGACTCAATCAAATCCTTCTCAACCTCTTAGAGAAAATCCCAGGGAAAAACG CTATTGATGTCACGTATTTGCTGGAGGAAGGATcaggaagaaaactgaggaGACGCACTCTCACCATCCCGGATAGCAGCTTCAGAAAGTGA